The sequence below is a genomic window from candidate division WOR-3 bacterium.
AAAGAGAATTCTTTGATATAGAAGTCTTTGAAGGGAAAGAGCATTTCTTTCATAAAGTCAATAATTATCTATTTTTCTTTAATACGATGAGAAAGAACTCAAACAAGAATGATAAACACTTTAGAGATACTTATTGAGAGAAATAAATCTCCTGAACTTCTCCACTTGTTTGTGCCGGATCTTGATAAACTCCTGGAGAAGAAAATGGATGTGACTCTTGATCTGGAATTAGACCTTGTGAATGTTAAAATATCTCAAAGTGTCCACCACCTGCCTTGGAAGGTCTCATTAGAAAAAGAGTGCGATAACCTCCTAATTTATTTTTCTTTAGTCTAAGGTTAATTACTAAAATAAGTTCAAACTCCTGTTTCAAATAACTTTAAGAATCACCTTGTTACACTTATCTCAAATGGCTGAACAATCGCCTCTCTATCTACGTTGTAATATTCATATACTCTTGAATATTGAACCTTTGCCCGAACTGGATATTTTGCCTTTAAATTGTATGAAAATTTAACTGGCTTATCAGAGGAAATTGATTCAATGTATACAATTATCTGACGGGAAGTAAGGTTATACTTCTGAATGGTTTTATTATTCACATATTCATCAAGAGTTGGCGTTTGAACTTCAAATCCTGGAGGGATCCCCAGGTCAATCATAACCATCTGAGCTATTCCACTCTTTAATAGTTTAACAGAAACATCAACCCGCACCAAATCATTTATTGAAAGCTGGGTTCTGTCATAATTAACATCAATAGCAAAGAGCGGTTCCTTCGGTCTTGGTAAGTCCTTCCACGGAAGGTAATAAGAACTTATTATCTCATATAAGAAATTGCCTTCTCCATTAAGTTGGATTTCAACTGTATTCTCATTTCTTAAATTTTCACTCAAATCAATCTGCCGCATCACATCTATATTGCTCTTATCAACTTTTATCTCGTCCACCTTCCTATCATTATGAAATACAAAAATCGTAGCATTTACATCTTCACTTCCTCCACGAAGAGCTGCAACAAGTGCGCGTAGTGCAATAATTGTTCCCTGAGTTGTATACCACATTCCTGAGGAATCCTTTGACCGAATCAAAAAAGTCAAAGCCTTAGTTGCCACAGGAGAGAACTTACCTGATTTAACAAGAGCATAAGTGGCAAGACCACTTGTCTCAATATCTGTCCCCTTCCCACGAGTAAGGGTTATTGAAGGAAAATTTGACTCCCAGTATATTGCCCCATTATCTTCTTTCGCCATATCAATTAGCTTTTGTAGAATTTTAATTGTGGTTTCTGACTTTGGATCCATTGCTACAAACGCATTAGCAATAAGTGCAAGGACATATGCATCATCCACCTCTTCCCATCTCGTTTCTAAATAATTAAGACCCTTTTGTGCAGAGCCATCTTTTTGTCCAACTTCAGCAAGAGCCCACACAATATACGCTGTGGGCATTATCTCATTATTCTGTATCCTACCCCATGCTTCTGGATGTAAATACTGTTTATCTGGGGACCAGGAACCATCTTTATTTTGTTGATTTTTTAGCCACTTAGAGGTCCTCTCAATCAATCTCTCATCAATATTATAAACTTTGCTCATATCATTGAATTCCATAAGGCCATATGCAGTGAGAATCTTACTCGCAGGTTCATCTCCAAACCAAGAGAATCCCCCACCTTCCACTTCAAAGGACAATAGCCTCTGATAACCAATACTAATGTACTCTTCTGCCTTCATCTCAACCTCTGGTTTAATCTGATTTGTCTCTCGTAAGTAGTTTAAAATCAAAATATTGGGATAGGTAATTGAAGAAGTCTGCTCAAAGCAACCGAAAGGCATTCTAAGAAGTTTATCAAGGCCCTCAACAATTTGAGAGTATATACCAGGATAGAGTTTAAGAATTAGTGAATTTGCATTAGGTATGGCATTAAGAGGAAAGCCCACTTTCTTAACCACATTTCCCTCGAGACGGTCTGAGATTATACTCTCAAAACGCTTGCCATCGGGTAAAACCGTAACCTGCCTTTTTACTGCATCAGATCTTGCCTCACCATAAGCTTTCACTGTTATCGAATGATAACCAAGTTCCTTTACTCTTATTGGGAAATACACAACCGATATCTCATCTTTATCCATTATCTTTGTTATCTCTTTTTCCCCAAGATTCTCAAACCAATCTCCACTTTCTAAGATAACCCTAATCTTTTGCTGTTTGGGTAGATAATTATATAAGGCAATTGGTATTGAGATCTCATCACCTTGAGTTAAGGTAAGAGGCAAATCTATATCAACAAAGAAATCCTGAAAAACTTTTATTTGGGATACTCTGGAGCCGAGCTCTCCCTTTTGTGTAGAGGCAAACATCGTCGCTCTCCAGTTTGTTATAGCATCTGGCATCGTAACCGTGATTTTTGCCTTTCCACTTACATCGGTTATAAGTCCGGGTTCAAAAATGAAAGTTTCAGGAAAATATTCACGAACTCTTGGCTCTTCGGGGGCTTCTGCTTTTTTACGTTCCAATCTATCAAATTTAACCGCAGGAGGTCTTCCTGCTTCAGACATTAAAGTTATTGCTTCAATTGATTGAAACCTTCTCAACCTCCTTTCACTTATATCATCATCAGTTTCAAAAACCCCATCAGGTCCAGCACTTGTGATTGTAAAATAAGTAAAATATTCATCTTCACAGGCAATGCGGTATTCCCGATTCCATGGATCAAGGAGATCCTTTTCTTTTAAAAAACCTTCTTTTATCAGAGTCTTGAGTGCATCCTTGGTCTTTGGATACTCAGAGAAACGATCATAATATTTATTGATTGCCGCATAAATTTTCCACTTTACCTCCTCAAGTTTTTTGTAAAATACGAGAGAAATCTTTTCATTCACATCAAGAGGAGTACCGTAATTCACAGGAAATGGCTCTTTTGGCATAAGGGTTGAAAACATAACAACCTCTGCTCGTTCATCAATCTTTGGCTCCTTCACAATATTTTCTGGCTCAAATCCATGAATCTCATAACGAGGCGTTAATATCTCTTTTTCTAAGGTAAAATAGACCTTTTCAAGTCCTGGTTGCAACTCACTTACTGCAAAGACTGCTTCATCAACCACTGCAAGACAAAGTGTAGCGATTTTAGGCTTTCCATTTTTATCAGTAATTGTAAATTGAATCTCACCTTCTTCACCTGGAAGATATTGTTCTTTATTGAGTTTCGTATTTATAACAAGATCATTTGCACTATGGACATAGCAGAATCTTGTATCCCTAATAATATCTGATCCCTGAGTCACAATATAAGCATGTAACCAGATTGAGCCGGTAATATCAGGAGTAAACTGTAATTGATAACTCCCTTTACCATCTTTTATTTCAATAGACTTTGTGAGCACTGTCTGATTGTCCTTAATAATATCAAGGTAAATCCTACCCACTTTTTTTGTTGTAAGAAATTCCAAATTCACAAAATCACCCACCTTATATATTCCCTTTTTCATTCGCATTATCAGTTGCTCTTGCTGTAGGTTCATAACGAAATCCTTCTTCACTTCAGCGCTCTCCCCTTTATTATCAGTAACTTTTACAGAAACCTCTATTTTTTCTTTTCTTGGATTATAGATAAATTCTGCCACCCCATAATCATCCGTCTTACTTATTTGCTTTCTCCCCTCTATACTCATCTCAACCTGTGCAAGACAAGGAGAACCATCAGGATAGTTCGCAACAACATAGATTCTATTTTCAAGATTTGGCCTAAGCATACCACCTTCAGGAACAACTGCAATATTTATGAGGTTTTGCACAATCTTCTTTGTTACAGTAATCTTTTCGCTGTGATTTGCTTTGTCAATCACCTCAATATCTAACCTCACAAAAGCATCGCCTTTTTCAAGTGGTTCACCAACAAAATAGAGAGGCAATCTATAGGTAAAATGAAATTGACCATTTCTATCAGTTTTCCCTTCAATCACTGCTTCTTCATTAAAACCAATATCAAACTTATATACCGTAATTTTAACCTTTCCTTCTGAAACAGGTTTACCAAAGAAATATTGAACATCTACACGACCTTCAAGCTCTTCCCCAGGTAAATAAAATTCTTTATCTGTGTTTAAGTTAATTTTAAACTTTGGCAAGAGATATTTCTCAACCCTTACAGTCTTTTCTGTCTTTTCATTCTCAAGTATTGCACGAATTGTCCACTTACCAAAATTTACTTCATCGGCAAGTAAAAATGGTGTATATGCAACCCCAAATTCATCCGTCTTTAACACTTTCTTAAATACCTTATTACCTTTAGCATCTTCAATCTCAAAGGTTATTTCTTTATCTTTTATGGAATTGAGTCTAGGCTTCTGCAAAGATAATGTTCTTATATGGATCATCTGGCCTGGTTGATAAATGGGTTTATCTGTAACAAGATAGGTCAGGTTTCCAGTTGTTATTTTAAAACTTGTTTTGAACTCATCCTTTCCTAATTTAGAACTTACAATAAATTTAAATTCACCATTTTTTATATCCTTTGGTAAGATGAAATTTGTCTCGCACGTTCCCGAATTATCTGTTTCTCCTTCATATACGATTTTCTCGGAATTTTGCCTTTCTAAAACAACTCTTACCTTTGCCCCTTGAATTGGTTCATCAGTTCGAAGATTCTTTGTAATAATACGATATTTTATAGGAGTTCCAGAAATAAAATTATCTTGCCCTAAAATCCTTATAATCATTTTATCCTGAAGTTGAAATAAAGAATATATTTTTTCTGTGTTTTTGAATTTCACTCTTACTCGTAAAAGATCAAGATCTTCGACCTCTTTTTCTAATTTTATTTTTATAGGGAATGAATAATAACCTTTCTCAATGTAAATCCGGCGAGTAATTTCACCTACAACATTATCCTCAGGATCAATAACCGAAATCCTACATTTGCCTGATTCTCCTTTTAAACTTTCAATTGGAATATTTAAATATAGATTATTAATGGATTTAGAAGAACTAACTTTTGCCATTAAGTTTGAATAAATTACTAAAATTCCAATACTTATTTGCAAAAAAAATCTCATTTTCTATTCTCCTTTCTCCCTATTTAGGGCTTAGGTTTATAAAGTAGTTTTTATTATTATCTTCAGAGGTTTGGTTACTACTCTTCATCCCTTATTTTTAATTATAACAGAAAAAGATAATAAGGCAAGATAGGACATCTCTTATGTTATTTCCACTTTAATTTACACCCATTAATTACATTCCGAATTCAAAATATCTTAAAAAATCTGAAATAATAACCAAAGAAGAGAAAATCAGCTTATGAATGGAATTGGAAGAGGAACTATAAATATGCCTTTAGAAAGAGAAAAGCATAATAATATTATTTTTATTTCTTGACAGAAGAGACTTTTAGAAACTTAGGTGAACAATTCTCGGAGTAGATCTATATTAAGAAATACTGACTTATTGAAAAATATTTTAATAGATGGAGAAGAATTAAAATTTTTAAAACAGTCTCTAAGTTGATGAATTCTAAGAAAAATTTCAAATTTTCAACAGAAAGCCAATAAATTACTTGACAAAATTAATTAATATATTATAATATTTTAATTTTTTAATAAAAAGGAGAAAAAGATGAAGAAATTTTTGAAAATTTTTAATGCTCTTTCGGACGAGACGAGATTGAGGATTTTTCTTTTACTTACCCGGAGCGAGCTTTGTGTTTGTGAATTGATGAATATTCTCAATATGAAACAACCGAGAATTTCTAATTGTTTGAGAATCTTAAAGGAGGCGGGGTTGATTCTTAATAAAAGAGAAGGACAATGGATTATTTATTCTGCAAATCCGGAGATATGCAAAAGTAAATTGATTCGGGATTTAAAAAAAGAGGTAAATCTTTCGGAAGAAGATTTGAAAAACCTTAAAAAATACCTAAGAAAAGAGATAAGAAAGGGGTAAAACAATGTTTTTAGAAATAATAAAAGCTGGGTTTTTGGCGTTAAAGGACTATGCTGCCACACATATTCTGACCTGTCTTGTTCCAGCATTTCTTCTTGCAGGGGCAATTGTAACATTCATTAATCGTAACGCTATTTTAGAGCATCTTGGCGAAGAAACAAGAAAGAGCAGGTCTTTTCCTCTTGCGAGTATTTCGAGTTTCTTTCTTGCGGCTTGCTCCTGCACTGTTATCCCTGTTGCAAGTGGTCTTTACTACGGAGGTGCAGGAATTGGAGTTGCCTTTATTGTTCTCTGGGTTGCACCTAGTGCTAATATCCTTGCTCTTACCTACACTGGAAATATCCTCGGCGGAGGAATGGTTATTTCAAGAATTGTAGCTGCTCTTTTTATGGCTTTTATTGTCGGCTGGGTGATGAGTTTTGTCTTTCGAGAAGAAAGAAAAGAATCTACAACCACTACGGAAGAAACACAAAAAAAGACAATCATCGAGCGAAAAGAGCTGGTTTTGCTTTTTCTTATACTTCTCTCCCTCCTTTTACCCAACTATCTCGTAAGAGGAGGAGCATATATTTATAAAGTTCTGGTCTGGTTAATTTCTTCTCTGGTTATGTTAATCTATGCCATTAAGGTTTTCTCGAAAGAAAAACTCGGCGACTGGCTCCGGGAAACATGGTGGTTTGTTAAGATTATCTTTCCTTTGCTTTTAGTCGGTGTCTTTATTGTGGGTGTAATAGGTAAGATATTGCCCGAAAGCTGGATTAAAACCTATCTTGGAGGAGAGCGCCTCCGTGCATCTTTTTTTGCGACAGTTATTGGGGCTATAAGTTACTTTGCAACAATGACCGAAGCGCCTTTTGTCCATACTTTGATGAAATTGGGTATGGGAAAAGGTCCTGCCCTTACTCTTCTTTTGACCGGACCTGGTTTAAGTTTACCAAACTGGCTTGCAATAGGAAGAGTATTCGGGGTTAAAAAAGCCCTTGTCTATGTCCCTCTTATTGTTGTTCTTGGAACTTTGGTAGGATGGTTCTTTGGAAACTTTATATTTTAAGGAGAAAAAAATGAAGGTGAAAAAAGTGATTTCTGTTCTTCTTCTCGCTTTTGTTCTCTTCAGCATTGCTTATCTAATCAAGGGAGAAGTCATGAATAAAAAAGAGGAAAAAATGCAAAAGGAAGAAATCCGAGAGGAGGTAGATACTGTTAATGAAAAAGAAACGGAAACAAATAAGGAAAAAGTCCCTGAAATTCCTAATGTTAATGTAGCAAAAAATGAAACAAAAACACAAAATTCGGCTCCCAAAAAAGAAGAAAAGAAGAAAAAAGTGCTTGCCTACTATTTTCATGGAACTTACCGATGTCCCACCTGCCTTACAATTGAAAGATATTCAAAAGAAGCAATCGAACAGTATTTTGCCAAAGAAATACAGAACGGAATATTAGAGTTCAGCTCTATAAATGCAGAAGAACCAGAAAATAGACATTTCATCCAGGATTACCAGCTTTACACGAAATCTCTCATAATTTCACTCAAGGAAGACAATAAAGAGATAAAATGGAAAAATCTCACCGAGGTCTGGTCTTATATTCACAGTAAAGAGAATTTCTATCAATATGTTAAAAATGAGGTGGAGAAATTTTTAGAGGAGGCAAGATAATGGGATTGTTACCTCTTCTTACAGCATTATGGCTTGGGATATTGACTTCGATAAGTCCCTGTCCCCTTGCGACCAATATTGCTGCGATATCATTTGTCTCCTACAGAATTGCCCACAAAGTCGTTGTTCTCTTATCGGGTATTCTCTATACAATTGGGAGAGCAGTTACCTATATTGTTATTGGGTTTCTCGTTGTTAGGGCAGCCATTAATATTCCCCTCGTTTCAAATTTCCTCCAGCTCTACATTAACAAAATCCTGGGAATCCTTTTGATTCTGGTGGGAATGTTTTTACTTGATTTGTTGTTTAACATAAAAATACCGAGCATTTCCGTTTCCGAGTCCTGGCAGAGAAAACTTGATGAGATTGGCATTTTCGGCTCTCTATTTTTGGGAATGCTTTTCGCTCTTGCGTTCTGTCCTGTTTCTGCCGCTCTATTTTTTGGCAGTCTTATCCCTCTCGCACTTAAGGCAAATTCAGGAGTGATTTTGCCGCTATTTTATGGAATGGGAACGGGGCTACCTGTTTTACTTTTTGCTATTTTTATTGCTCTTGGTTCTTCCCACATAGGCAGAATGTATGAAAGAGCAGTCAAATTTGAAGCGATTACAAAGAAAGTCACAGGAGTTATTTTTATTCTGGTTGGAATTTACTATGTGTTGGCTTACATCTTTAAATTGTTTTAAAACAAAAGGAGGTAATAGATGAAAATTCAGATTGCAGGACCTGGTTGTCCGAGGTGCTTGGCGACCGAGAAGGCTGTAAAAGAAGCCTGTGCCCAGTTGAAACTCTCTGCCGAGATTTCTCATCTTTACGATATAAGAGGATATGCAAGACTTGGAGTCAGAATGACTCCTGCTGTGATTGTTGACGGAAAAGTTGTTATGTCGGGCAAGGTTCCATCTGTGGAAGAGGTAAAGAAAGTTTTAAGTTCCTGAGAAAGGAGATAAACTTATGGATAATGAATTTGAAACTGAAACAGGACAAAAAGAAAACAAAAAATGTCCGAATTGTAATGGCGAACTTGAGTTTGTAAGTTCCTGTTGTAAGGCATTCTGGTATTGCAAGAACTGCGATGAAATAATTGGAGACATTGAAGACAATCACTAAAAAGAGAAAGGAGGAAGATAATGAGTAAGAATTATAAACCAAGATTTATTATGTGTATCTGCACAGGCCAATGTCCTGGATTTTCAAGTCTAAACCTCTGGGAGCTCATAAACACGGTGAGAACAGAAATGGATGTTGAATATGCAATTGTCCATCCTCAACTTTGCGTTGACGATGGCGACCGTTTTGTTAAAGATTACATCAAACCAAATGTAAAATATGTAATTGGAGCCTGCGACCCCAAGATGCAGAGGAAGATGTTCAAGGATGCATTTGCTGAAGCCGGTGGAAATTTCGATGAACAGGTAATTCCTTTAGACCTCCGGAATATGTCAACCGAAGATGCAATAAAAAAAGTTAGAGAGACTTTAGAGGGTCTATGAGTGTGTTTGGTGGCATCCCAAGAGAAAAAATTCCCTGGTTTCCTACCATTGACCACGAAAAATGTGTGGGTTGTAAGGAATGTTTCAATTTCTGTCATAATGGTGTTCTTGAGTGGGACGAAGAGAATAATCGTCCAAAAGTTGTAAAGCCTTACAACTGTGTAATCGGTTGCTCAGCCTGTTCTAATCTCTGTCCAAATGGAGCAATTGAGTTTCCTACTCGAGAGGAACTGAAAGAAATGGTTAAGAAAGTAAAACAGGGAGTTTAAATTATGCCTGTCTATGAATACATCTGTTCCGATTGTGGCGAGCGAATAGAGGTATTAGCCACAATTGAGGAAAAAGAAAAAGGGCTAAGAGTCATCTGCCCTAAATGTGGCAGTGAGAAGGTTCTTCAGGTCTTTAGCAGTTTTGCAGTTGGAAGTTCGAAGGGTAGTTCACCAACCTGTGGTTGTCAGGGATAGAGAGGTGTGAAAATGGAAATTAGCTCATTGGGTTTTATTGGCGGCGGAAGAATAACGAGAATTATTATTAACGGTCTTAAAAGAAGAGGAAAAGTGCCCGGGGAAATTGTTGTAAGTGATACAAATATTGAAACTCTACAAAAACTGCAAAATGAGTTCCCGGAGATTACAATTGCACCCAATGATAATTCTCTACCTGCGGAAAAGGAGATGGTATTCTTCGCGGTCCATCCACAGGTAACAGCCGATGTCCTAACTGAAATTAAAACTTTTATTAAACCAACAACCTTTTTCATTTCTCTGGTCCCAAGAGTAAAAATAGAGAAAATTGTGGAAGGGACCAAGTGTTTTCCCAAGATTGTGCGGATGATTCCAAACGCCTGTTCTATTGTGAATGAGGGTTATAATCCAGTGACATTTTCCGATACGGTAACTGAAGAAGAGAAAAAAACTTTGCTTGATTTTCTTTCTGTTTTAGGAGAATGTCCGGTTGTTTCAGAGGAAAAACTGGAAGCCTATGCAGTTATCACCGGAATGGGTCCTACCTATTTCTGGTTTCAATTCAATGAATTAAAGGAAATTGCAAAAAGTTTTGGACTCAATGAACAGGAAGCAGAAAAGGGTATCGCAAAAATGGTTAACGGAACAATAAAAACACTTTTGGGGTCAGGCTTATCACCAGAAGAGGTAATGGATTTGATTCCCGTTCGCCCATTACAGGATTTTGAAACTCAAATCAAAGAAGCCTATCATTCCAGGCTTGAGCCGTTACACAAGAAACTGAAAGCGATTTAGGAAAGATATGTGAAATTCCTCTTAATTCTAACCTTTATCCTCTTAACAATTTCCTTCCTTCGAGATAAAAAGAAAACTTTTTTGGGAATTAAGAAGGGTTTAAAAATGTTTCTTGGGTTATTGCCGATGGTGTTGAATGTGTTGATTTTAGTTAGCGTGTTTTTGTATCTTGTGCCCAAAGAGATACTGACTAATTTATTGGGTAAAAATTCGGGTGTGTTTGGTTTGGGCATTGCCGCTGTTTTAGGCTCGGTTTCACTTATACCAATGTTTATTACATATCCTTTAGCAGCAATTCTTTTAAAAAGTGGTGTATCATATAGAGTGCTGGCAGTATTCATTACGACTTTATTGATGGTTGGCGTTTTAACCTTGCCTCTGGAAGCAAAATATTTTGGTATGAAAGTAAGTGTAATAAGAAATGTTTTGAGTTTTGTTGGTGCGTTAATTGTTGGTCTCGTTATCGGGATATTTTTATGAAAAAATTTATTTTGAAGATTGCCGAGACCGAATATATTTTAGCAATTATTTTTGGAGTATTTATTCTTCTCTCCCGTATTTTTAATTTTGCTCCGGCAAAAGTTATTCGGGAAAATTTCTGGCTATTTTTTGTTGAGATGATAACTTTTCTGCCTTTTATGTTTATTCTCATCGGCCTTTTTGATGTCTGGTTTCCCAAGTATAAAGTAGAAAAATACATTGGAAAAAGTTCAGGCATCAAAGGGACAATCTGGTGTATCCTTCTGGCGATGCTACAGGCAGGACCATTATACGGTGCTTTCCCTGTGGCATATCTCTTATGGAAAAAGGGCTGCAGTATAAAAAATATTTTTATCTATCTTGGGGCTTTCTCAACACTTAAGATACCGATGTTGACTTTTGAGATTGGTTTTTTAGGGTTAAAATTTTCGTTGTTACGAACTGCTGTTACTCTTCCTGTATTTATTCTAATTGGTTATCTAATGGAATTTTATTTGAAAGATAAGAACTTCGTTGTGAACCAGCCTGCGTTAACCGGAAAAGAAAATCTCTAAACCTTCAAACCGCCAACCATTTTTCTGCTTGACAGTTCAGGTGAAACAATTATTATAATTTTGATGAATGCAAAAATCTTTGATATAAAGGAGCTGAATTATTGCGTATAGAAAAAAGAGGAAAATATGAATAACAAAAAGACAATTCGTAATATTCTTGTATTTATTGCAATTGTCACAATTGGTGGTTGGGTAGGAGTTATCGTTGATAAATTTCTTCCTCCGCAGCCGAGTGAAAATACCTTGGGGATGGGAATCTGGCTGGTAACTCCCTTATTAACCGTTATAGTTCTTAGAACATTCTTCGGAGATGGATGGAAAGATGCCGGATTAAAACTTAACCTAAAGAGCGGTAGTGTATGGTATGTGGTATCATTAATTGTTTTTCCTTTAGTAACAGGCATTGTTTTGGGTATTGGCAAATTGACTCGTTGGATTGATTTCCCCAATTTCAATGTTTCTGCTTTTGCAAAAGTTTTTATCGGATTACTTATTGTTAATTTTATCAAGAATATATTTGAAGAATCTGTCTGGCGAGGGTATTTGACTTCCAAAATGATAAATCTGAATGTCGGTGATTTTTCAATTTATCTCGTTGTTGGCTTAGTCTGGTCTATTTGGCATCTTCCTTATTACCTTTTATTTTTATCGGAATCAACGATTACTTCTGTTTTGCCGGTCAATAGAATAATATTCTTTTTCGTTGCTATGGTAAATATGTTGATCTGGACAGTGATGTTTGTTGAAATTTATCGTCTGACAAATTCTATCTGGTCTGTTGTTTTACTACATACAGTCGAAGATTCACTTGTTAATCCACTGGTCATTGATGGTTACATAAAGATTATTAGCAATAAAGAGATTTTTATATCTCCGATTTGTGGGATAATTGCAGCTCTTCTTTATCTATCTATTGGATTGGCTTTGAGAAAAATAAGGAAAAGTAATTCGAATATTGGACGGCTGGGTGGATAGGGACTTATGGATTCTATTTTCTTCCCCGGGTTCTCAAAAATATATAAAATCTGGTTAAAAAAAGGGTGTGTGGGTAGAATTAGACTTGACAGAGAGGATATTTTTGTTTAAAGTTTTAAATAAACCAATTGATGAACTCCTGTTCATCATAAAGGAGGTTTGAAATGGGAATTTTTTCGTGGATTATCATGGGTTTAATTGTCGGTGCCCTCGCAAAATTAGTTATGCCAGGTAAAGACCCTGGAGGAATCATTGTTACCATTTTATTAGGAATCGCAGGTGCTTTTGTAGGCGGTTTTATTGGCTCGCGTCTCGGGATTGGAACGGTTACCGGATTCAACCTGACAAGTTTTTTACTTGCTTTAGGTGGAGCGATTCTTCTGTTAATCATATACCGCGCCATAAAAAGGAAATAGAACCTTCTTGACCTAACGGCTATCCTGAATTTTAACCCTCTTAGCGGGTTAAGGTGTTGATTTTCAAAATCTACCAACAGCCTCACCAACCACTAACGAGCGAAAAAACATTTCTTTCTTTATCGGCTTAAACCCAACTTTCCACCCCCAAAACTCATCTTAATCCCAAACCCTTGCAAAAACTCAATTCTAATATCTCTTGTTTAAATTCTGTAGTCTATAAATTATTATAAAAATATTTGTTTTGGGTCTCGAAAAATAGTTTATGTATTATATAATCTATGTTTTGTCTTGGACCGGAAAAAGTGGAAATTTTTGCCCTATTTTTATGTTAGAGTTACTCGCCTTAATTTGGGTTATTGATTTAAACAACTTTTGCCTCCAATTAACCTTAATCCCCCCGTCTCTAAATAACTAAGCCCACTATAT
It includes:
- a CDS encoding MG2 domain-containing protein — protein: MRFFLQISIGILVIYSNLMAKVSSSKSINNLYLNIPIESLKGESGKCRISVIDPEDNVVGEITRRIYIEKGYYSFPIKIKLEKEVEDLDLLRVRVKFKNTEKIYSLFQLQDKMIIRILGQDNFISGTPIKYRIITKNLRTDEPIQGAKVRVVLERQNSEKIVYEGETDNSGTCETNFILPKDIKNGEFKFIVSSKLGKDEFKTSFKITTGNLTYLVTDKPIYQPGQMIHIRTLSLQKPRLNSIKDKEITFEIEDAKGNKVFKKVLKTDEFGVAYTPFLLADEVNFGKWTIRAILENEKTEKTVRVEKYLLPKFKINLNTDKEFYLPGEELEGRVDVQYFFGKPVSEGKVKITVYKFDIGFNEEAVIEGKTDRNGQFHFTYRLPLYFVGEPLEKGDAFVRLDIEVIDKANHSEKITVTKKIVQNLINIAVVPEGGMLRPNLENRIYVVANYPDGSPCLAQVEMSIEGRKQISKTDDYGVAEFIYNPRKEKIEVSVKVTDNKGESAEVKKDFVMNLQQEQLIMRMKKGIYKVGDFVNLEFLTTKKVGRIYLDIIKDNQTVLTKSIEIKDGKGSYQLQFTPDITGSIWLHAYIVTQGSDIIRDTRFCYVHSANDLVINTKLNKEQYLPGEEGEIQFTITDKNGKPKIATLCLAVVDEAVFAVSELQPGLEKVYFTLEKEILTPRYEIHGFEPENIVKEPKIDERAEVVMFSTLMPKEPFPVNYGTPLDVNEKISLVFYKKLEEVKWKIYAAINKYYDRFSEYPKTKDALKTLIKEGFLKEKDLLDPWNREYRIACEDEYFTYFTITSAGPDGVFETDDDISERRLRRFQSIEAITLMSEAGRPPAVKFDRLERKKAEAPEEPRVREYFPETFIFEPGLITDVSGKAKITVTMPDAITNWRATMFASTQKGELGSRVSQIKVFQDFFVDIDLPLTLTQGDEISIPIALYNYLPKQQKIRVILESGDWFENLGEKEITKIMDKDEISVVYFPIRVKELGYHSITVKAYGEARSDAVKRQVTVLPDGKRFESIISDRLEGNVVKKVGFPLNAIPNANSLILKLYPGIYSQIVEGLDKLLRMPFGCFEQTSSITYPNILILNYLRETNQIKPEVEMKAEEYISIGYQRLLSFEVEGGGFSWFGDEPASKILTAYGLMEFNDMSKVYNIDERLIERTSKWLKNQQNKDGSWSPDKQYLHPEAWGRIQNNEIMPTAYIVWALAEVGQKDGSAQKGLNYLETRWEEVDDAYVLALIANAFVAMDPKSETTIKILQKLIDMAKEDNGAIYWESNFPSITLTRGKGTDIETSGLATYALVKSGKFSPVATKALTFLIRSKDSSGMWYTTQGTIIALRALVAALRGGSEDVNATIFVFHNDRKVDEIKVDKSNIDVMRQIDLSENLRNENTVEIQLNGEGNFLYEIISSYYLPWKDLPRPKEPLFAIDVNYDRTQLSINDLVRVDVSVKLLKSGIAQMVMIDLGIPPGFEVQTPTLDEYVNNKTIQKYNLTSRQIIVYIESISSDKPVKFSYNLKAKYPVRAKVQYSRVYEYYNVDREAIVQPFEISVTR
- a CDS encoding metalloregulator ArsR/SmtB family transcription factor, with protein sequence MKKFLKIFNALSDETRLRIFLLLTRSELCVCELMNILNMKQPRISNCLRILKEAGLILNKREGQWIIYSANPEICKSKLIRDLKKEVNLSEEDLKNLKKYLRKEIRKG
- a CDS encoding permease — encoded protein: MFLEIIKAGFLALKDYAATHILTCLVPAFLLAGAIVTFINRNAILEHLGEETRKSRSFPLASISSFFLAACSCTVIPVASGLYYGGAGIGVAFIVLWVAPSANILALTYTGNILGGGMVISRIVAALFMAFIVGWVMSFVFREERKESTTTTEETQKKTIIERKELVLLFLILLSLLLPNYLVRGGAYIYKVLVWLISSLVMLIYAIKVFSKEKLGDWLRETWWFVKIIFPLLLVGVFIVGVIGKILPESWIKTYLGGERLRASFFATVIGAISYFATMTEAPFVHTLMKLGMGKGPALTLLLTGPGLSLPNWLAIGRVFGVKKALVYVPLIVVLGTLVGWFFGNFIF
- a CDS encoding nitrophenyl compound nitroreductase subunit ArsF family protein, coding for MKVKKVISVLLLAFVLFSIAYLIKGEVMNKKEEKMQKEEIREEVDTVNEKETETNKEKVPEIPNVNVAKNETKTQNSAPKKEEKKKKVLAYYFHGTYRCPTCLTIERYSKEAIEQYFAKEIQNGILEFSSINAEEPENRHFIQDYQLYTKSLIISLKEDNKEIKWKNLTEVWSYIHSKENFYQYVKNEVEKFLEEAR
- a CDS encoding aromatic aminobenezylarsenical efflux permease ArsG family transporter; translation: MGLLPLLTALWLGILTSISPCPLATNIAAISFVSYRIAHKVVVLLSGILYTIGRAVTYIVIGFLVVRAAINIPLVSNFLQLYINKILGILLILVGMFLLDLLFNIKIPSISVSESWQRKLDEIGIFGSLFLGMLFALAFCPVSAALFFGSLIPLALKANSGVILPLFYGMGTGLPVLLFAIFIALGSSHIGRMYERAVKFEAITKKVTGVIFILVGIYYVLAYIFKLF
- a CDS encoding thioredoxin family protein encodes the protein MKIQIAGPGCPRCLATEKAVKEACAQLKLSAEISHLYDIRGYARLGVRMTPAVIVDGKVVMSGKVPSVEEVKKVLSS